The Chryseobacterium indicum genome includes a window with the following:
- the bshB1 gene encoding bacillithiol biosynthesis deacetylase BshB1: MKTDILAFGAHPDDVELGCGGTIAKMVSEGKTCVIVDLTRGELGTRGTEETRKNEALDAAKILGVSIRENLNMKDGFLENNEEYQMRIIKMVRKYRPEIVFSNTTDDRHPDHAKGSKLVSDACFLAGLRKIETVLEGEIQEAWRPKHIFNYMQWKNVEPEFVIDISEFLDAKIEACKAFKTQFYDPDSKEPETPITSKNFLDSLTYRAMDLGRLSGVAYAEGFTSEKLIALKNFDGIVW, translated from the coding sequence ATGAAAACAGATATACTAGCTTTTGGTGCACATCCTGATGATGTAGAATTGGGATGTGGAGGAACGATAGCCAAAATGGTTTCAGAAGGAAAAACCTGCGTTATTGTTGATCTTACGAGAGGAGAACTCGGAACGAGAGGAACTGAGGAAACCAGAAAAAATGAAGCATTAGATGCTGCAAAAATTCTCGGTGTTTCTATCAGAGAAAATTTAAATATGAAAGATGGGTTTTTGGAAAATAACGAGGAGTATCAGATGAGGATTATAAAAATGGTTCGTAAATACAGACCGGAAATCGTCTTTTCTAATACAACTGATGACAGACATCCAGATCATGCAAAAGGATCGAAATTAGTTTCGGATGCGTGCTTTTTAGCAGGCTTAAGAAAAATCGAAACAGTTTTGGAAGGCGAAATTCAGGAAGCATGGAGACCAAAACATATTTTTAACTATATGCAATGGAAAAATGTTGAACCTGAATTCGTTATTGATATTTCAGAATTTCTGGATGCGAAAATTGAAGCTTGTAAGGCTTTTAAGACTCAGTTTTATGATCCGGATTCTAAAGAGCCGGAAACTCCGATTACTTCAAAAAACTTTTTGGACAGCTTAACTTACCGCGCGATGGATTTAGGTAGATTATCGGGAGTGGCTTATGCTGAGGGATTTACTTCTGAGAAGCTAATTGCATTGAAAAATTTTGACGGAATTGTTTGGTAA
- a CDS encoding DUF308 domain-containing protein — MMFNWLSLVTGLFYIVLGIVVIFYKFFFTILDPGVAYALGGLLILYGIFRIYRAITRIKNSGNEE, encoded by the coding sequence ATGATGTTCAATTGGTTATCTCTGGTTACGGGATTATTTTATATCGTTCTGGGAATTGTAGTGATATTCTACAAATTTTTCTTCACAATTTTGGATCCTGGAGTTGCCTACGCGCTAGGTGGACTTCTTATTTTATATGGAATTTTCAGAATTTACAGAGCAATTACTAGAATTAAAAATTCAGGAAATGAAGAATAG
- a CDS encoding tetratricopeptide repeat protein, with protein sequence MKDIMNMNVKKLAFGAAVMFFTNFAVAQTVQDGINSIDSDKYAQAKTNFTNMIASAPTAENYFYLGNTYLKQGEPDYVAATENFNKGLAADSKSYLNKLGLATVKLGKGDKNAIAEIQKIVTDSKEKDAEVLFRAAEALTLFEKNNSPDLAIQYLNKAIERAEKKGVPAHYYYTLGDAYRLKRMPGDAMSAYDKALPLAKNKASVYTRIGTLWMAAQQWQQAKTSIDKAIATDPSYAPAYKALAAYDIRYQQNAKATQDLINYTKYADEDPYTQLEIAKLYFTNEDYANSKQVLDKIFDKINDPIKFKLRAYQLYADGKYAEAKQNMDNFVSQADKSRVQPADQGLQGLIAAGLAKTEKDTAKKAALTSEAQQKIAIAKAAKDETLKWDMELVKIAGGGASQADIDAGPTNPTIEGLKQKVAANAQDSDSLFKLATAYQDAKNWNGAIATWQKMNALLPDWAPGYYSLGYSYQQAGNSDAAKMAYEKFISTVKPTEQDANKQTLAYAYFAVAYMSKDSDLAKAKDYVAKSVQLDPTYQDAVKLNAEINK encoded by the coding sequence ATGAAAGATATAATGAATATGAATGTAAAGAAGCTTGCTTTTGGAGCAGCTGTAATGTTTTTTACCAACTTTGCCGTTGCACAAACTGTACAGGATGGTATCAACAGTATCGATAGTGATAAATATGCTCAGGCAAAAACTAATTTTACGAACATGATCGCTTCAGCACCTACTGCAGAAAACTATTTCTATTTGGGAAATACGTATCTGAAGCAGGGAGAACCTGATTATGTGGCTGCAACCGAGAATTTTAACAAAGGTCTTGCGGCAGACAGTAAAAGTTATTTAAATAAATTAGGTTTAGCAACTGTAAAACTTGGAAAAGGAGATAAAAATGCTATTGCTGAAATTCAGAAAATTGTAACAGATTCAAAAGAGAAAGATGCAGAAGTTCTTTTCAGAGCGGCAGAAGCATTGACTTTATTTGAAAAAAATAACTCTCCTGATCTTGCAATTCAGTATTTGAATAAAGCGATTGAAAGAGCTGAGAAAAAAGGAGTTCCGGCTCATTACTATTATACTTTAGGAGATGCTTACAGACTAAAAAGAATGCCCGGAGATGCAATGTCTGCTTATGACAAAGCCCTTCCTCTGGCTAAAAATAAAGCGTCGGTTTATACAAGAATTGGTACTTTATGGATGGCTGCACAACAATGGCAGCAAGCTAAAACAAGTATAGATAAAGCAATCGCTACAGATCCTTCTTATGCTCCTGCATATAAAGCTCTTGCTGCTTACGATATCAGATATCAGCAAAACGCAAAAGCAACTCAGGATCTTATCAACTATACAAAATATGCTGATGAAGATCCATATACTCAATTAGAAATTGCAAAGCTTTATTTTACGAATGAAGATTATGCAAATTCCAAGCAGGTTTTAGACAAGATTTTTGATAAGATCAATGATCCTATTAAGTTTAAATTAAGAGCGTACCAATTATATGCTGACGGAAAATATGCAGAAGCAAAACAGAATATGGATAATTTTGTTTCTCAGGCTGATAAATCAAGAGTACAACCTGCAGATCAGGGTCTGCAAGGGCTTATCGCAGCAGGTTTAGCAAAAACTGAAAAAGATACCGCTAAGAAAGCCGCTTTAACATCTGAAGCACAACAAAAAATAGCTATTGCAAAAGCTGCAAAAGATGAAACATTAAAGTGGGATATGGAATTGGTGAAAATAGCTGGAGGAGGCGCTTCTCAGGCTGACATTGATGCAGGACCAACAAACCCTACAATCGAAGGATTGAAGCAGAAAGTTGCAGCGAATGCCCAGGATTCAGACTCTCTATTTAAGTTGGCAACAGCTTATCAGGATGCAAAAAACTGGAACGGTGCAATTGCGACATGGCAAAAAATGAATGCTTTATTACCGGATTGGGCACCTGGTTATTACAGTTTAGGATATTCTTACCAGCAAGCCGGAAACAGTGATGCTGCGAAAATGGCATACGAAAAATTCATTAGCACTGTGAAACCTACAGAACAGGATGCCAACAAGCAAACCCTTGCTTACGCTTATTTTGCTGTAGCATACATGTCTAAAGATTCAGACTTGGCAAAAGCAAAAGATTATGTTGCAAAATCGGTACAGTTGGATCCAACTTATCAGGACGCAGTAAAATTAAATGCAGAAATTAATAAATAA
- a CDS encoding ExbD/TolR family protein — MAEVQVQEKGAKGGKVRSKKQSTRVDMTPMVDLGFLLITFFMFTTTFSKPNVMDLGLPAKPKDETKKPPPTEIKLSNSISLLLGKDNKIFWHQQDNTSLTDQNLNETTFDREGIRKVIEQAKANAADKTKFTVIIKPTDDAVYKNFVDILDEMAITKSEQYGVTDLKPWEKAIYDKKVGNSGAAAATPATK, encoded by the coding sequence ATGGCAGAAGTACAAGTACAGGAAAAGGGCGCCAAAGGCGGCAAGGTACGTTCCAAGAAACAGAGTACCAGAGTCGATATGACTCCGATGGTGGACTTGGGTTTTCTATTGATTACCTTCTTTATGTTCACAACCACATTCTCTAAACCGAATGTAATGGATTTGGGTCTTCCGGCAAAACCGAAGGATGAAACAAAAAAACCACCTCCAACAGAAATTAAACTTTCTAATTCTATATCTTTATTATTAGGTAAAGACAATAAGATTTTCTGGCATCAGCAGGACAACACGTCTTTAACAGATCAAAATCTTAACGAAACTACTTTTGATAGAGAAGGAATCAGAAAAGTAATTGAGCAGGCAAAAGCAAATGCGGCAGATAAAACTAAATTTACGGTTATTATTAAGCCAACTGACGATGCTGTATATAAAAACTTCGTAGATATCCTTGACGAAATGGCAATTACAAAAAGCGAGCAGTACGGTGTTACTGATCTTAAACCTTGGGAAAAAGCTATTTACGATAAAAAAGTGGGTAATTCTGGAGCTGCAGCAGCAACTCCGGCTACTAAGTAA
- a CDS encoding transposase — translation MTQANRYKFLQLFLLFHTLSINNALNPSIHRLIINHYSNILNYFEARITNAAAESFNAKIKNLRLQLRGVKNKAFFLFRLTKLFA, via the coding sequence ATGACACAAGCCAATAGGTACAAATTTCTCCAGCTTTTTCTTTTGTTTCATACCTTATCAATAAATAATGCTTTGAATCCATCTATCCATCGGCTGATTATAAATCATTACAGCAATATTCTCAATTATTTTGAAGCAAGAATCACGAATGCCGCTGCGGAATCTTTTAATGCGAAAATAAAAAATTTAAGATTACAGCTGAGAGGTGTAAAAAACAAAGCGTTCTTCTTATTCAGATTAACTAAACTTTTTGCATAG
- a CDS encoding energy transducer TonB, whose translation MANENVYDPNLTLDEIVFENRNKEYGAYDLRHQYPKLLTKSFIVGTALFLIAALSPFIYLTIKRLTAPPKQEVKADLVDVLQEDKIIEQPKEEEPPPPPPPKEEEKIEIIQNVVPEPVKAPKIETPPPPISKQLETTTGLVNQEGVKAPAYTPPPPPPSTGTKASTAEVKPQVSDTQVYTEVEQTAEFPGGINAFRNKVSSNFDGSAMNGDEGTVKTEITFVVERDGSITDVKASGGNSDFNAEAIRTIKSIKNKWTPAKINGQSVRYRFRLPLTMNFEG comes from the coding sequence ATGGCAAATGAAAATGTATACGATCCGAATCTTACTTTAGATGAGATTGTATTTGAAAATAGAAACAAGGAATATGGTGCATACGATTTAAGACATCAGTACCCAAAACTTCTGACAAAATCTTTCATCGTTGGAACAGCATTATTCCTTATTGCTGCTTTGTCTCCATTTATCTATCTTACCATTAAGAGACTTACTGCTCCGCCTAAACAGGAAGTTAAGGCTGATCTTGTAGATGTTCTTCAGGAAGATAAAATTATTGAGCAGCCAAAAGAAGAAGAACCGCCACCACCACCTCCGCCAAAAGAGGAAGAGAAAATTGAAATTATTCAAAACGTGGTTCCAGAACCTGTAAAAGCTCCAAAAATTGAAACACCGCCGCCGCCGATTTCTAAGCAATTAGAAACAACGACGGGTCTGGTAAATCAGGAAGGGGTAAAAGCTCCGGCTTACACTCCGCCGCCACCGCCGCCATCAACAGGTACAAAGGCATCTACGGCTGAAGTAAAACCACAGGTAAGCGATACTCAGGTTTATACAGAAGTTGAGCAGACTGCTGAATTCCCTGGAGGTATTAATGCTTTCAGAAATAAAGTATCCAGTAACTTTGATGGTTCAGCAATGAACGGAGATGAAGGTACTGTAAAAACTGAGATTACCTTTGTGGTAGAGAGAGACGGAAGTATTACTGACGTTAAAGCAAGTGGTGGAAATTCAGATTTTAATGCTGAAGCAATCAGAACCATTAAGTCTATTAAAAATAAATGGACTCCTGCTAAGATTAACGGTCAGTCTGTACGTTACAGATTCAGATTACCTTTAACAATGAATTTTGAAGGATAA
- the leuS gene encoding leucine--tRNA ligase, whose translation MFYDHQQIEKKWQKYWEENQTYKTSDNTDKPKFYVLDMFPYPSGAGLHVGHPLGYIASDIYARYKRHQGFNVLHPVGYDSFGLPAEQYAIQTGQHPAITTEQNITRYEEQLRKIGFSFDWSREVRTSDASYYKWTQWIFIELFHSWYNKDTDKAEPISSLIKRFEEKGTEGLNANQNDELNFTAEEWKEASEIDKEDILLNYRLAYRAETTVNWCPALGTVLANDEVKDGKSERGGFPVFQKKMMQWSMRISAYSERLLQGLKTLDWPQPLKDSQEYWIGKSQGAQVRFNVEGHDEIVEVFTTRPDTIFGATFMVLAPENPLVETITTAEQKAEVDSYIEETSKKTERDRMADVKNVSGAFTGSYALNPFSGERMPIYISDYVLMGYGTGAVMAVPAHDERDHRFAKKFNLEIKKVVETEEDVQEASFDSKDSVCVNSDFLNGLNYNDAKALIISAIEKKGIGHGTTNYRQRDAIFSRQRYWGEPVPIYYKDGMPYTLPTSALPLELPEVEKYLPTEDGDPPLGNAKTFAWDEANQKVVDTNLIDEKTVFPLELSTMPGWAGSSWYFLRYMDPKNEEVFTKKELSDYWGQVDLYIGGSEHATGHLLYSRFWNMFLKDRGYINQDEPFQKLINQGMILGMSAFVYRVDGTNQYVSKNLAKDYTTQAIHVDVSLLKGTSDELDTQAFKAWRPDYADAEFILEDGKYITGREVEKMSKSKYNVVNPDDICNEYGADGLRLYEMFLGPLEQSKPWNTQGLSGVYGFLKKFWNLYFDGDTFSVSDEEPTKAEYKVLHTLIKKVVYDIENFSFNTSVSSFMIAVNELQKIKCNKRNILEPLAVIISPYAPHICEELWRLLGHQDSIEFEKFPVLNEDYLVEDEILYPVSVNGRMKFKISLSAQLSPKEVEEIVLKDEKMLQILEGKTPTKIIVVPHRIVNIVI comes from the coding sequence GTGTTTTACGATCATCAGCAGATAGAAAAAAAGTGGCAGAAGTACTGGGAAGAAAATCAGACCTATAAAACTTCCGATAATACAGACAAACCTAAATTTTATGTTCTCGATATGTTTCCGTATCCATCCGGAGCGGGACTCCATGTAGGTCACCCTCTCGGATACATCGCTTCCGACATTTACGCGAGATACAAAAGACATCAGGGTTTCAATGTACTTCACCCTGTTGGTTACGACAGTTTCGGGCTTCCTGCTGAACAATATGCTATTCAGACAGGGCAGCATCCTGCGATTACGACAGAGCAAAACATTACAAGATACGAAGAGCAGCTTAGAAAAATTGGTTTCTCGTTCGACTGGAGCAGGGAAGTGAGAACATCCGATGCTTCTTATTATAAATGGACACAGTGGATTTTTATTGAGCTGTTCCATTCATGGTATAATAAAGATACCGATAAAGCGGAACCTATTTCATCTTTAATTAAACGTTTTGAAGAAAAAGGAACGGAAGGATTAAATGCCAATCAGAACGATGAATTAAATTTCACGGCGGAAGAGTGGAAAGAAGCATCAGAAATTGATAAAGAAGACATCTTATTAAATTACCGTTTGGCTTATAGAGCAGAAACCACCGTGAACTGGTGTCCTGCTTTGGGAACCGTTCTGGCAAATGATGAGGTAAAAGACGGAAAATCCGAAAGAGGAGGTTTCCCTGTTTTCCAAAAGAAAATGATGCAGTGGAGCATGAGGATTTCTGCGTACTCTGAAAGATTATTGCAGGGATTAAAAACTCTGGACTGGCCACAACCTTTGAAAGATTCTCAGGAATACTGGATCGGAAAATCGCAGGGAGCGCAGGTGAGATTCAATGTGGAAGGACATGATGAGATCGTTGAGGTTTTTACAACAAGACCGGATACGATTTTCGGAGCGACTTTTATGGTTCTGGCTCCCGAAAATCCTTTGGTGGAGACCATCACAACAGCAGAGCAAAAAGCTGAGGTAGATTCTTATATTGAAGAAACTTCTAAGAAAACGGAACGTGACAGAATGGCGGACGTGAAAAATGTTTCGGGCGCTTTCACGGGAAGTTATGCTTTAAACCCTTTCAGTGGAGAAAGAATGCCGATCTATATTTCAGATTATGTTTTGATGGGTTACGGAACAGGTGCTGTAATGGCGGTTCCTGCACATGACGAGCGCGATCACAGATTTGCAAAGAAATTTAATTTAGAAATTAAGAAAGTCGTGGAAACGGAAGAAGATGTTCAGGAAGCTTCTTTTGATTCTAAAGATTCGGTTTGTGTAAATTCTGACTTCTTAAATGGATTAAATTATAACGATGCAAAAGCATTGATTATTTCAGCTATTGAGAAAAAAGGAATCGGACACGGAACAACGAACTACAGACAGCGTGATGCGATTTTCTCAAGACAAAGATATTGGGGAGAACCGGTTCCTATTTATTACAAGGATGGAATGCCTTATACATTGCCAACTTCCGCTTTGCCTTTGGAACTTCCGGAAGTTGAAAAATATCTGCCGACTGAAGACGGAGATCCGCCATTGGGAAATGCTAAAACCTTTGCATGGGATGAAGCTAACCAAAAAGTAGTCGACACCAATTTAATTGATGAAAAAACAGTTTTCCCCTTGGAATTATCCACAATGCCGGGTTGGGCAGGAAGCTCATGGTATTTCTTAAGATACATGGATCCGAAAAATGAAGAAGTCTTCACTAAAAAAGAATTGTCAGATTATTGGGGACAGGTGGATTTGTACATCGGAGGAAGCGAACACGCAACAGGACATTTATTATATTCCCGTTTCTGGAATATGTTCTTAAAAGACAGAGGATATATTAATCAGGATGAGCCTTTCCAAAAATTGATTAACCAAGGAATGATTTTGGGGATGAGTGCTTTTGTTTATAGAGTTGACGGAACTAATCAATATGTTTCTAAAAATTTAGCAAAAGATTATACAACTCAGGCAATCCACGTTGATGTATCACTATTAAAAGGAACTTCTGATGAATTGGATACACAAGCATTCAAAGCCTGGAGACCGGATTACGCAGATGCAGAATTTATTTTAGAAGACGGGAAATACATCACAGGTCGTGAAGTAGAAAAAATGTCTAAATCAAAATACAATGTAGTAAATCCTGACGATATTTGTAATGAATACGGAGCAGACGGTTTACGATTGTATGAAATGTTCTTAGGACCGTTGGAACAATCCAAGCCTTGGAACACGCAGGGTCTGAGTGGAGTTTACGGTTTCCTTAAAAAGTTCTGGAATTTATATTTTGACGGAGATACGTTCTCTGTTTCCGATGAAGAGCCAACCAAAGCAGAATACAAAGTTTTACATACCTTAATAAAGAAGGTGGTTTACGATATTGAAAACTTCTCTTTCAATACGTCTGTCTCTTCTTTTATGATCGCTGTAAACGAACTGCAAAAAATAAAATGCAACAAACGCAATATTTTAGAACCTTTAGCCGTTATCATTTCTCCGTATGCACCTCACATCTGTGAAGAGCTTTGGCGTTTACTGGGGCATCAGGATTCTATTGAATTTGAAAAATTCCCTGTATTGAACGAGGATTACTTAGTGGAAGACGAAATTTTGTATCCGGTAAGTGTAAACGGAAGAATGAAGTTTAAAATTTCACTTTCTGCGCAGCTTTCTCCGAAAGAAGTAGAGGAAATTGTACTTAAAGATGAAAAAATGCTGCAGATTCTGGAAGGTAAAACTCCGACGAAAATCATTGTAGTTCCTCACAGAATTGTGAATATAGTAATTTAA
- a CDS encoding MotA/TolQ/ExbB proton channel family protein yields the protein MEMNVSKNDEQVIARKSGGLNPAVIIPIIFAIGICIYLFVLGSPGNFKDADKLGAGSVAFSDVEGKDIHPESFLGIIYKGGVIVPILITFMLTVIVFSIERALVLGRAAGKGNLDNFVVQVRSLLNQNKIDEALEECDRQQGSVGNVVKEGLTTYKALSHDTTLNKEQKMVALNKAIEEATTLEMPMLEKNMMILSTLGTVATLVALLGTVIGMIKAFFALGSGGGTPDAAALSTGISEALINTALGIGTSAIAIILYNFFTSKIDGLTYKIDEIAMSIQQSFAEFN from the coding sequence ATGGAAATGAATGTTTCAAAAAATGATGAGCAAGTAATTGCTAGAAAGTCGGGAGGTTTAAACCCAGCTGTAATTATTCCTATTATCTTTGCAATAGGAATTTGTATTTATTTATTCGTTTTGGGAAGTCCAGGTAACTTTAAGGATGCCGATAAGTTAGGTGCAGGGTCTGTTGCTTTCTCTGATGTTGAAGGAAAAGACATTCACCCGGAATCGTTCTTAGGGATTATCTACAAAGGAGGGGTTATTGTACCTATCTTGATTACTTTCATGCTTACCGTTATTGTTTTTTCAATTGAAAGAGCTTTAGTTTTAGGAAGAGCAGCAGGAAAAGGTAACCTAGATAACTTCGTTGTACAGGTAAGAAGCTTACTAAACCAGAACAAAATTGATGAAGCTTTAGAAGAGTGCGACAGACAGCAGGGTTCTGTTGGTAACGTTGTAAAAGAAGGTCTTACGACTTACAAAGCTTTATCTCACGATACTACTTTAAACAAAGAGCAAAAAATGGTAGCGCTTAACAAAGCAATCGAAGAAGCGACAACTCTTGAAATGCCAATGCTTGAGAAAAACATGATGATCCTTTCTACTTTAGGTACTGTTGCAACGTTAGTAGCACTTTTAGGTACTGTAATCGGGATGATCAAGGCGTTCTTCGCATTAGGTTCAGGAGGTGGTACTCCGGATGCTGCTGCACTTTCTACTGGTATCTCTGAGGCTTTGATTAACACAGCTTTAGGTATTGGTACTTCAGCAATCGCTATTATCCTTTATAACTTCTTTACTTCTAAAATCGACGGATTAACTTATAAGATCGACGAGATCGCAATGAGCATCCAACAGTCTTTTGCTGAATTCAACTAA
- a CDS encoding ExbD/TolR family protein translates to MARVKPKRHGVVTDMTAMCDVAFLLLTFFILTTQFKKPDVEQIKPPSSISEKLLPDASLMTINATPDGKFYFQPVENASERIQLLDNMGKKYGITFDNNEKAAFQKVQAIGVPMNQLKSYLDLPDDEQKNFKSPTGIPMDSTNKQLVDWVKESLNVNPDYKLAIKGDVTTEYPKVKSLFEGLRDIDFLKFWLITSQEGKPNE, encoded by the coding sequence ATGGCGAGAGTCAAACCAAAAAGACATGGAGTAGTGACGGATATGACGGCAATGTGTGACGTTGCGTTCCTGCTGCTTACGTTCTTTATCTTGACCACTCAGTTTAAAAAACCTGATGTGGAGCAGATTAAACCGCCATCTTCAATATCAGAGAAGTTACTTCCTGATGCAAGTTTGATGACCATCAACGCTACTCCGGACGGAAAATTTTATTTTCAGCCAGTAGAAAATGCATCTGAGAGAATACAGCTTTTAGACAATATGGGAAAAAAGTATGGAATTACTTTTGACAATAACGAAAAAGCTGCATTCCAGAAAGTACAAGCAATTGGGGTTCCTATGAACCAGCTTAAAAGCTATCTTGATTTGCCAGATGACGAGCAGAAAAATTTCAAGAGTCCTACAGGGATTCCTATGGATAGTACAAATAAGCAGTTAGTAGACTGGGTAAAAGAAAGTTTGAACGTAAATCCTGATTACAAATTAGCAATTAAAGGAGACGTTACAACAGAATACCCAAAAGTTAAAAGCTTATTTGAGGGTTTAAGAGATATCGATTTTCTTAAATTTTGGTTGATTACATCACAAGAAGGTAAACCTAATGAATAA
- a CDS encoding PstS family phosphate ABC transporter substrate-binding protein, whose translation MKNSIKLIMLFFVGIVAVGCKKEDKSASYHKGEMTILTDESFKSVTEALAEGYMINYPETKIKVTTKKEDLGFIDLLNNKVRIAVMSRDLTPEEVKEYEKQIELKFLPAKFAADAVIFVVPKDSPKEKITIDEIQKGLQSDNKEFIFDGANSSNLNFVAQKLKKLPKDLKFSVIPGSKNIIEELNKYPDKIGVIGLNTFSRPYDKESEQLRSMVKILPVEDNGKLYNTDFENLRKMNYPFTRVLYFLTNEGNFNIANGFIRYSCTQLGQMIVQKEGLQPYNLYRREVQMR comes from the coding sequence ATGAAGAATAGTATTAAACTTATCATGCTGTTTTTCGTTGGCATTGTAGCAGTAGGTTGTAAAAAAGAAGATAAATCTGCGTCATACCATAAAGGTGAAATGACAATTCTCACCGATGAATCTTTTAAAAGTGTAACAGAGGCTTTAGCAGAAGGGTATATGATCAATTATCCTGAAACAAAAATAAAAGTAACTACCAAAAAAGAAGACCTCGGATTTATTGATTTACTTAACAATAAAGTAAGAATCGCTGTAATGTCGAGAGATCTTACTCCTGAAGAGGTTAAAGAATATGAAAAACAGATTGAACTGAAATTTCTGCCCGCAAAATTTGCAGCAGATGCTGTTATTTTTGTTGTTCCCAAAGATTCTCCCAAAGAAAAGATCACAATTGATGAGATTCAGAAAGGATTACAGTCTGACAATAAGGAATTTATTTTTGACGGAGCAAATTCCAGCAATCTGAATTTTGTTGCCCAAAAGCTTAAAAAACTCCCAAAAGATTTAAAATTTTCTGTTATTCCGGGAAGCAAGAATATTATTGAAGAACTCAATAAATATCCTGATAAAATAGGGGTTATCGGTCTTAATACCTTCAGCCGTCCTTATGATAAGGAATCTGAACAGCTGAGAAGTATGGTGAAAATTCTTCCTGTGGAAGACAATGGAAAACTTTACAATACAGATTTTGAAAACCTGCGTAAAATGAATTATCCATTTACAAGAGTCCTATATTTTTTAACAAACGAAGGAAACTTCAATATTGCCAATGGTTTTATAAGGTATTCGTGTACACAACTTGGACAGATGATTGTTCAGAAAGAAGGTTTGCAACCTTATAATCTTTACAGAAGAGAAGTTCAGATGCGTTAA